A DNA window from Hemibagrus wyckioides isolate EC202008001 linkage group LG11, SWU_Hwy_1.0, whole genome shotgun sequence contains the following coding sequences:
- the LOC131361105 gene encoding cytochrome b-c1 complex subunit 6, mitochondrial, translating to MVFEEKMITNGDPEEEEEEEEEEMVDPLEVIRQKCEETEHCVHTHEKLELCETRVGSRSTNEDCTEELFDFLHARDHCVAHKLFHSLK from the exons ATGGtgtttgaggagaaaatgatcACAAACGGAGACCCAGAGGAG gaagaagaagaagaggaagaagaaatggTG GACCCGTTAGAGGTGATCAGGCAGAAATGTGAGGAGACTGAGCACTGTGTCCACACGCATGAGAAACTTGAGCTGTGTGAGACGAGGGTGGGCTCACGGTCAACCAACGAGGACTGCACTGAGGAGCTTTTTGATTTCCTGCATGCACGAGATCACTGC GTGGCCCACAAGCTCTTCCACTCGCTCAAATGA
- the lrrc41 gene encoding leucine-rich repeat-containing protein 41: MESFTLVQMCIRTVAQNMDVLESQAGDLPSSLLQELMPHLNIYYLDKIEKVADLKGVSCSSAWAAKWRELNRTWRWKLKFLQPEKEDWKQMCLESYFHKVLFRKSQAHSPALDMTELSVAAKYVQVLSLFTLHDALRLASEELRLILSSLETVVRTLRLLDANVLLKHRKSEVLFVLHRLLDHGSVKKLVLKRTPDSRVFRWIMSRCKGSSRIDEGPAEPKCPRLHLPMDEIEYSQFCPSCSTNATCPEGQIHSADLEFCLTATARLLPSWIGLRSLHLSPTQFVCRKEVVDLVESLRKLFLNPHCALKDLSVGNMYIQQYIVSLLISCPTLHSLSLEIGPRWDYSTTSSVHFTPNLQLSLEKLTLKAGEIQTTLECLPTMLQHAPNLRTLYITGIRQAQSFLHMLPESNPSLKVLLLEDMNLADCHREIIYLLENSMLEELSLKDCRLLEKCPEKKDFLIPFVAAARNLCSLHSLSLSQNRLASSVIQVADLFSGEYHGNIIKLDLSSNFILPTDLLEFSQKIEAYHPRHRFTLDLRFNPLIRDPVVKGQALRMLRPFCEVLTDEWDFKSAMADHVSVM, encoded by the exons ATGGAGAGCTTCACACTGGTACAGATGTGCATCAGGACAGTGGCTCAGAATATGGATGTGCTGGAGAGTCAAGCTGGGG ATTTGCCGTCCTCTCTTCTTCAAGAATTGATGCCTCACCTGAACATATATTACTTGGACAAGATTGAAAAAGTTGCTGATCTGAAAG GAGTCTCATGTTCATCAGCTTGGGCAGCAAAATGGAGGGAACTGAATCGCACATGGCGCTGGAAGTTAAAG TTTTTGCAGCCCGAGAAGGAAGACTGGAAGCAGATGTGCTTGGAGAGTTATTTTCACAAGGTGCTTTTTAGAAAGTCGCAAGCACATAGCCCCGCGCTTGACATGACGGAGCTCTCTGTGGCAGCCAAGTACGtgcaggttctctctctctttacgcTGCATGATGCACTGAGGTTAGCCTCAGAGGAACTACGGCTCATCCTGTCCAGTCTGGAGACGGTGGTGAGGACACTCAGGTTGCTTGACGCCAATGTGTTGCTCAAACACAGAAAGTCAGAGGTCCTCTTCGTTTTGCACCGTCTTCTCGACCACGGCTCAGTTAAAAAACTAGTTCTGAAGAGGACTCCGGATTCGCGTGTCTTCAGATGGATTATGTCCAGATGTAAGGGCTCTAGCAGGATTGATGAGGGTCCTGCAGAACCCAAATGTCCTCGGCTGCATCTGCCCATGGACGAGATAGAATACAGCCAGTTCTGTCCCTCATGTAGCACTAACGCCACGTGTCCTGAGGGACAGATACACTCAGCAGACCTGGAGTTTTGTTTGACTGCAACGGCTCGCCTCCTGCCTTCCTGGATTGGTCTCCGCTCACTTCATCTCAGCCCTACTC AGTTTGTTTGTAGGAAGGAAGTGGTCGACTTGGTGGAGTCTCTCAGAAAGCTTTTCCTGAATCCACACTGTGCCCTCAAAGACCTGAGTGTTGGTAACATGTATATTCAGCAATATATAGTCAGCTTGCTAATTTCCTGCCCCACACTGCACAGCCTGTCACTGGAAATCGGCCCACGGTGGGACTACAGCACCACATCCAGTGTGCACTTCACACCGAATTTGC AACTCTCTCTTGAGAAACTCACCTTAAAGGCAGGCGAGATCCAGACGACGCTTGAGTGTTTACCCACCATGCTTCAACATGCTCCCAATCTCCGCACTCTTTACATCACAGGAATACGTCAGGCTCAGTCCTTCCTACACATGTTGCcag AGTCCAATCCCTCCTTGAAAGTACTGCTGCTGGAAGACATGAACCTGGCAGACTGCCACCGTGAGATTATTTATCTTCTAGAGAACTCCATGTTGGAAG AGCTGTCCTTGAAAGACTGTAGGCTGTTAGAGAAATGCCCAGAGAAGAAAGACTTCCTGATTCCATTTGTAGCAGCTGCAAGGAATCTTTGTTCgcttcactctctgtctctgtctcagaaTCGGCTCG CTTCAAGTGTCATTCAGGTTGCAGATCTGTTTTCAGGAGAATATCATGGCAACATAATCAAATTGGACCTCAG CTCAAACTTCATCCTTCCCACTGACCTGCTCGAGTTCAGCCAAAAGATTGAAGCGTATCATCCTCGTCACCGATTCACACTGGACCTGCGCTTCAACCCACTAATTCGTGACCCCGTAGTCAAAGGTCAAGCTCTGCGGATGCTGCGCCCGTTCTGTGAAGTTCTGACTGATGAATGGGACTTCAAATCGGCCATGGCAGATCACGTTAGTGTGATGTGA